In a genomic window of Blastocatellia bacterium:
- a CDS encoding type II toxin-antitoxin system prevent-host-death family antitoxin produces MTKIVEEVEREADAVLRIADYLSRPQKFMPVAEARAEMKRTLEIAEKGSVVLTAHGEPQAAIVDFETFETMRGAVMQLLMAEMEASFQRTQARARAGSAGPETSFDELDSLVGEAVHAGRRERRGNAARGRKATR; encoded by the coding sequence ATGACCAAAATTGTTGAAGAAGTTGAGCGGGAGGCGGACGCGGTGCTACGCATCGCCGATTACTTGAGCAGGCCGCAGAAATTCATGCCCGTTGCGGAAGCGCGGGCTGAGATGAAGCGCACGCTTGAGATAGCAGAGAAGGGTAGCGTCGTGTTGACGGCGCATGGCGAGCCGCAGGCGGCCATCGTTGACTTCGAGACGTTCGAAACGATGCGCGGCGCAGTGATGCAACTGCTGATGGCCGAAATGGAAGCGAGTTTTCAGCGGACTCAAGCGCGTGCGCGCGCGGGAAGCGCCGGCCCGGAAACGAGCTTCGATGAACTCGACTCACTCGTCGGCGAAGCGGTGCACGCCGGTCGGCGAGAGCGGCGTGGCAATGCGGCGCGTGGCAGGAAGGCCACACGTTAG
- a CDS encoding PIN domain-containing protein has product METFRVVIDAQIVLSMFLVRRDRPEETSPKRRLLRLLAMPRVTWLWTPDIIADYESGAWAIENNRRLLARAAFDRTGFTLFIQALEFQEKVRVSAETMKRARRRLGQAVKAKDRDLDDAVYLAAAVDGNAFLLVSKDSDLRTLGDEYEGVLIAGWQRLEDELRARAIEL; this is encoded by the coding sequence GTGGAAACGTTTCGTGTAGTGATTGACGCACAGATCGTGCTTTCAATGTTCCTGGTGAGGCGTGATCGACCCGAAGAAACCTCCCCGAAGCGACGGCTTCTCAGACTGCTTGCCATGCCTCGTGTTACATGGCTTTGGACGCCGGATATTATCGCTGATTATGAAAGTGGCGCGTGGGCGATAGAGAATAATCGAAGGCTCCTGGCCCGTGCCGCGTTCGACCGCACCGGCTTCACTCTTTTTATCCAGGCTCTGGAATTTCAGGAAAAGGTAAGGGTGTCCGCAGAGACGATGAAGCGCGCGCGCCGGCGGCTTGGGCAAGCAGTTAAGGCCAAAGACCGCGACCTGGACGACGCCGTCTACCTGGCTGCCGCAGTGGATGGCAATGCGTTCTTACTTGTTTCGAAGGATTCTGATTTGCGAACCTTGGGCGACGAGTACGAAGGCGTTTTGATTGCCGGCTGGCAGCGGCTTGAAGACGAGCTGCGGGCGCGAGCCATTGAACTTTGA
- a CDS encoding IPT/TIG domain-containing protein — protein MTASNSCKTFARLFAVLLVALVTTFEQWPVAAQQGGTTRYIYDANGRLRAVVSATGEVAVYDYDQAGNPTAIRRLGTDALLLFSLSPTMAVAGDRVTFTGIGFGPGLADNTVLFNGSGARVISATSTEIIAEVPDAATTGPAIINTPRGQLTAASSFSILPGLRVLPLSSTVAFSGRLQFSATVTPLSSDQAVAWSVNGIAGGDASIGTISATGLYKAPDAQIQAGRIFSMDVTIGCASVALPALFAERRLQVRDDVPYAFATTSVRYGTSPGLTATNTAVLSVRSQPVVGNPGIASGAITVRRGFAEIEPVPAANAFLAVRRGLIEGLPDAIAKPITVRHGFDVGEPLPASATLLAIRRGVVNGDPGATLSLLVSATSGPNISGLSPVTLARGATLTLTLNGFNLSGAMALRFVDDNGVVDSGITASNFNISADGQTLTATLTVGATVTPGARFVFVMTPAGSSLTSKVTQNTIAITP, from the coding sequence ATGACAGCGAGCAATTCATGTAAGACCTTTGCGCGACTCTTTGCCGTGCTGCTCGTAGCCCTGGTCACAACCTTCGAGCAATGGCCGGTCGCTGCACAGCAAGGCGGCACGACGCGCTACATTTACGACGCCAACGGGCGATTGCGCGCAGTCGTCTCGGCGACGGGCGAAGTGGCAGTTTACGACTATGACCAGGCTGGCAACCCTACGGCCATCCGTCGGCTCGGCACAGACGCGCTGCTCTTGTTCTCGCTCTCCCCGACGATGGCCGTGGCCGGCGACCGCGTGACGTTCACCGGCATCGGTTTCGGGCCAGGACTAGCGGACAACACAGTGCTCTTTAACGGCAGTGGCGCGAGAGTAATCTCGGCTACAAGCACAGAGATTATCGCCGAAGTGCCCGATGCGGCAACCACTGGCCCGGCCATCATCAACACGCCGCGCGGGCAATTGACGGCGGCATCTTCATTCAGCATCCTTCCGGGCCTGCGCGTCTTGCCGCTTTCGTCCACTGTCGCTTTCAGCGGCCGCCTGCAATTCTCGGCTACAGTCACGCCGCTTTCCAGTGACCAGGCGGTGGCCTGGAGTGTGAACGGCATCGCGGGCGGCGATGCCAGTATCGGTACGATCTCTGCGACCGGCCTATATAAAGCTCCGGATGCGCAGATACAGGCCGGAAGAATCTTCTCAATGGATGTCACGATAGGCTGTGCGAGCGTGGCGCTGCCGGCGCTATTCGCGGAGCGGCGACTGCAAGTCCGGGACGATGTGCCCTACGCGTTTGCGACCACGTCCGTAAGGTACGGTACGTCGCCTGGCCTGACGGCCACTAACACAGCGGTGCTCTCGGTGCGCTCGCAGCCGGTCGTCGGTAACCCCGGCATCGCCTCAGGCGCGATCACCGTGCGCCGCGGCTTCGCAGAGATCGAACCCGTCCCGGCAGCGAACGCCTTCCTGGCTGTGCGTCGCGGCTTGATCGAAGGCTTGCCCGATGCCATCGCCAAGCCGATCACTGTCCGTCACGGCTTTGATGTTGGCGAGCCGCTGCCGGCGTCGGCGACGTTGCTGGCGATACGTCGCGGGGTCGTCAATGGCGACCCTGGCGCAACCTTGAGCCTGTTGGTGAGCGCGACGAGCGGGCCGAACATCAGCGGCCTCTCGCCCGTCACCCTGGCGCGCGGCGCAACGCTTACGCTGACCCTCAACGGGTTCAATCTCAGTGGCGCGATGGCGCTCCGCTTCGTAGACGATAACGGCGTTGTCGATAGCGGCATCACAGCGTCGAATTTCAACATTAGTGCGGATGGGCAGACACTGACCGCAACCTTGACCGTCGGCGCGACCGTGACGCCGGGTGCGCGCTTTGTATTTGTCATGACTCCCGCCGGCAGTTCACTAACCTCCAAAGTCACACAGAACACGATTGCCATCACCCCTTAA
- a CDS encoding RHS repeat-associated core domain-containing protein, which produces MKANRAYHSIRAIIAALLAVALSFQATLLATWAAAKTPFTKSSATTPFAQAVEVITIFSTPPITRDNGNPKPARFQFALPADAVAPFNLRVQSGSANQTNRTLSATVSLNGKVVVQLDDKLPPVDQAITLTANNTLDVTIMGKPGTSLVVAITATRARRLPALASLSPTQGGQGQTLNVTLRGTNTHWAAGLTRASFGSGLSVGGAAVDTFGPVMVTDAQTATAQLTISASAATGPHTVSVVTSASNGSAAETVTLNNAFTVIAVPAPAPVITDYNPKSGPAGTLVVLTGTGLMATTVTFQGNNNARLAALVVSSSATEVRAIVPNGTVNGPIEVANALGRVTTATAFVIAPSQDFTLTTSPSSSTAVQQTSATYMVSVTSPQSGFSQLASLSATGLPAGVSAAFDPPQVTGGASSTLTLNLTSANLATGSYPFTIRAAAKVDGSQLIRTAAATLNVIASGQTTLAGRVLSSAKEPIMGATVSLDGQSTVTDSAGAFLLSGIAAGSARPLMIDGRTASAPNRTYPVITEPANVVAGQANVVPFTFYLPPIQVQYEVPLLINQDTVATNPNVPGAQMTVPAGANLRNRDSSPVARVSLTALPPDRTPAPLPANVSMAMVFTSQPGGAIADVAMPVVYPNLMGKDPGTRLELYAFNHDTVQWYVYGYGRVSTDGRSIVPETDPRTGKPYGLRDFSWHGASAAPGGNPCRCERCACSSTANKVDLSSGVKIERAIDISVAGSRGVMQLSRVHTSDLAGQCDNCPFGRGTRHNYSIRLTGSFQAGGTGRLVMPDEITGRLFSYARTDVDGALVFTTIETSEQLGDVVRRLTDNSFEYRRANGQLLRFDSGGRLLTVAERNGNAITLAYDGTGNLIKITDAVGRSIMLDYDGQNRITRATDPIGRVWIYAYDSGSRLALVDDPTGGKMNYTYDLLSRLSSITDKRGNLIKQITYDNRGRVVMQKFAEGGFERYDYTLAGAIVAAVTITDALGRVRTLRFDARGYVNGITDALGQSTRIDRDVTTSLPLTVTGPCGCAEALNQFDERGNVTSVTDRLGATETMQYEPTFNKITRMTDKLGRTTTYTYDARGNRLSMTDALGQTTTYTYDQFGQMTSRTDPLSHTWRMDYDAQGNMTALTDPLGNKTLMEYDGIGRRTATIDPLGRRTAMTYDKLSRILTKTTPNGAVTRYAYDANGNLVSVTDALGRRWAMTYNARNRLTAKVDPLGRVWRMLYNANNEKVAEVSPSGRTTRFSYDARGQRETMSDPNGSVVQYQYDNQRKLTAIVDERGNTTTYTYDELHRQTGMRDTSGRLMSKTYDAVGNVTSTTDRLGRRTNIVYDALNRVSRVEYVDAVLTINYDAAGKVVRMDDTQSGVISWTYDEANRKLSETTDAGTISYSYNAAGERTTMTAADSPAVSYGYDMAGRLQTISQAAESFTYTYDAISRLNTLQRPNGVTTNYVYDDANRLTQLTHTPAQGGPLEDLRYSFNLDSEITAISSLSPSPPLADAKTVAEADALNRIPQAGGTAFSFDAEGKLIRRSDAQGATSYTWDARGRLTKVTLPDGQAISYGYDALGRRTSRVAAGITTSFLYDRDDVVIDAGSDGKRVAYLNGQTVDEKLRQTSAATGSLYYHQDRLGSTIALSSSSGNVVERLQYDPFGVGNAKATTRYGFVGREHDSATGLIYFRSRWYDPQQGRFLREDPYGIKGGLNLYAYVKNNPIYYRDPYGLAANLYPRPMLPEDPGNCVIIGSVIGGVIGGTLGGVVGVVSIVGGPLIIIVEPAAASYGAGLGVLAGGAIGGLLCSRRCDLTDTGEQEIPWPEADYDKFEEDKKICDAEYDICILNALGDVDDGVICLKEYEACRARAGGRM; this is translated from the coding sequence ATGAAAGCTAACCGGGCCTATCATTCAATTCGCGCAATCATCGCGGCTCTGCTTGCCGTGGCGCTCAGTTTCCAAGCCACGTTACTTGCTACATGGGCTGCGGCTAAAACGCCTTTCACGAAGTCAAGCGCGACCACGCCGTTTGCCCAGGCCGTGGAGGTCATCACCATCTTTTCAACACCACCCATCACCCGCGATAACGGCAACCCGAAGCCGGCTCGCTTTCAGTTCGCGCTGCCCGCCGACGCCGTTGCGCCTTTTAACCTGCGCGTGCAGAGCGGCTCGGCTAACCAGACCAATCGCACCCTGAGTGCGACCGTCAGTCTCAATGGCAAAGTCGTCGTGCAGCTCGATGACAAATTGCCGCCGGTCGATCAAGCGATCACCTTGACCGCAAATAACACGCTAGATGTGACGATCATGGGAAAGCCCGGCACCAGCCTGGTCGTGGCGATCACCGCGACGCGCGCCAGGCGGCTCCCTGCACTCGCGAGCCTGTCGCCGACGCAGGGCGGCCAGGGCCAAACGCTCAACGTCACGCTGCGCGGCACCAACACGCACTGGGCGGCGGGATTGACCCGCGCCTCGTTCGGCAGCGGCCTTTCAGTCGGCGGAGCCGCTGTCGACACCTTCGGCCCCGTGATGGTCACAGATGCGCAGACCGCCACGGCGCAGCTTACGATTTCGGCCAGTGCGGCCACTGGCCCGCACACGGTCAGCGTCGTCACCTCGGCTTCAAACGGCAGTGCCGCTGAAACGGTCACACTGAACAATGCCTTTACGGTGATTGCCGTGCCGGCCCCCGCGCCGGTCATCACGGACTACAATCCGAAGTCAGGACCGGCGGGCACGCTCGTCGTGCTTACAGGCACCGGCCTGATGGCCACCACCGTCACCTTCCAAGGGAATAACAACGCCCGCCTGGCGGCGCTCGTTGTTAGCTCCAGCGCCACCGAAGTCCGCGCCATCGTTCCGAACGGGACGGTCAATGGGCCGATTGAAGTGGCGAATGCGTTGGGCCGCGTGACGACTGCCACCGCGTTCGTGATTGCGCCTTCGCAGGACTTCACGCTGACGACCTCGCCCTCGTCGAGCACCGCTGTGCAGCAGACTTCTGCAACATACATGGTGTCGGTCACCAGCCCGCAGTCGGGCTTCAGTCAATTGGCCAGCCTGTCGGCAACCGGCTTGCCGGCGGGCGTTTCGGCGGCCTTCGACCCGCCGCAGGTCACCGGCGGCGCAAGCTCGACACTGACGCTGAATCTGACAAGCGCCAACCTCGCGACGGGCAGCTATCCCTTCACCATTCGTGCCGCTGCGAAGGTTGATGGGAGCCAGTTGATTCGCACCGCCGCCGCGACCCTCAACGTCATAGCCTCCGGACAAACGACGCTCGCCGGTCGCGTGCTTTCATCCGCAAAGGAACCCATTATGGGAGCCACCGTTTCGCTCGACGGTCAGTCAACCGTCACGGATTCGGCAGGCGCTTTCTTATTGTCTGGAATCGCCGCGGGAAGCGCGCGCCCGCTGATGATTGATGGGCGCACGGCGAGCGCGCCGAATCGCACCTACCCGGTCATCACTGAGCCAGCCAATGTGGTCGCGGGACAGGCGAACGTCGTCCCTTTTACATTCTACCTGCCGCCGATTCAGGTGCAGTACGAAGTGCCGCTGCTGATCAATCAAGACACAGTGGCAACCAACCCGAATGTTCCCGGCGCGCAGATGACCGTGCCGGCGGGAGCCAACCTGCGCAACCGCGATAGCTCACCCGTAGCGCGAGTGTCGCTCACCGCCTTGCCGCCGGATCGCACGCCCGCGCCGCTGCCGGCGAATGTTTCAATGGCAATGGTGTTCACCAGCCAGCCGGGCGGCGCGATTGCCGACGTAGCCATGCCTGTCGTCTATCCGAACTTGATGGGAAAAGACCCCGGCACGCGCCTCGAGTTGTACGCCTTTAACCATGACACTGTGCAGTGGTACGTCTACGGCTATGGGCGCGTCAGCACAGACGGGCGCAGCATCGTGCCGGAGACCGACCCGAGGACGGGCAAGCCTTATGGCCTACGCGACTTCTCCTGGCATGGCGCTTCGGCAGCGCCCGGCGGCAACCCCTGTCGCTGTGAACGCTGTGCATGTAGCTCCACCGCTAACAAGGTCGATTTGTCATCAGGGGTGAAGATCGAGCGGGCGATTGATATCTCCGTTGCCGGGTCGCGTGGCGTCATGCAGCTCAGCCGTGTCCACACCAGCGATCTGGCAGGACAATGTGATAACTGCCCGTTCGGTCGCGGCACCCGGCACAATTACAGCATCCGACTAACCGGCAGCTTTCAAGCAGGAGGGACCGGTCGTCTGGTGATGCCTGACGAGATTACTGGCCGCCTCTTCAGCTACGCGCGTACAGACGTGGACGGCGCGCTAGTCTTCACCACGATTGAAACCAGCGAACAACTCGGGGATGTGGTGCGGCGGTTAACGGACAACTCGTTTGAATACCGGCGGGCAAACGGCCAGTTGCTGCGCTTCGATTCCGGCGGCAGGTTGCTGACCGTTGCCGAGCGCAACGGCAACGCGATTACGCTCGCCTACGACGGGACCGGAAATCTGATAAAAATCACAGACGCCGTCGGACGTTCGATCATGCTCGATTATGATGGGCAGAATCGCATCACGCGCGCCACTGACCCCATCGGTCGCGTCTGGATTTATGCTTACGATTCGGGCAGCAGGCTGGCGCTGGTGGACGATCCTACGGGCGGCAAAATGAATTACACATACGACCTGCTCAGCCGCCTGTCGTCAATTACCGATAAGCGAGGCAACCTGATTAAGCAAATCACCTACGACAACCGCGGTCGAGTCGTCATGCAGAAGTTCGCCGAGGGTGGGTTCGAGCGTTACGACTACACGCTGGCGGGTGCCATTGTCGCCGCCGTCACGATCACAGACGCCCTGGGCCGCGTCCGCACATTGCGCTTCGACGCCCGCGGCTATGTCAATGGCATTACGGATGCGCTCGGCCAGAGCACACGGATTGATCGCGATGTCACCACCAGCTTGCCGCTTACCGTCACAGGCCCCTGCGGATGCGCCGAGGCGCTGAATCAATTTGACGAGCGTGGGAACGTCACCTCTGTCACCGACCGCCTCGGTGCCACAGAGACGATGCAGTACGAGCCGACCTTCAACAAGATTACCCGTATGACGGACAAGCTCGGTCGGACGACGACTTATACGTACGACGCCAGGGGCAACCGCCTGTCGATGACCGATGCCTTAGGGCAGACGACCACTTACACCTACGACCAGTTCGGCCAGATGACGAGCCGCACGGATCCCTTGTCACACACCTGGAGAATGGATTACGACGCGCAGGGCAATATGACAGCCCTAACCGACCCGCTCGGCAATAAGACCTTGATGGAGTACGATGGCATCGGCAGGCGGACGGCAACCATAGACCCACTCGGTCGTCGCACCGCGATGACTTACGATAAGCTGAGCCGCATCCTCACGAAAACCACACCGAATGGGGCGGTCACCCGTTACGCTTACGACGCGAATGGCAATCTGGTCAGTGTTACGGACGCGTTGGGGCGGAGGTGGGCAATGACCTACAACGCGAGGAACCGCTTAACAGCGAAGGTTGATCCGCTCGGGCGTGTGTGGCGCATGCTTTACAATGCGAATAATGAAAAGGTCGCAGAGGTCTCGCCGTCGGGACGCACGACCCGCTTCAGCTACGATGCGCGCGGGCAGCGGGAGACCATGAGCGACCCGAACGGCTCGGTTGTGCAGTACCAGTATGACAACCAGCGGAAGCTGACGGCCATCGTTGACGAACGCGGCAACACGACGACGTATACCTATGATGAGTTACACCGCCAGACCGGGATGCGTGACACGTCAGGCCGGCTAATGAGCAAAACTTATGACGCGGTCGGCAATGTCACGAGCACGACCGACCGGCTCGGTCGCCGCACGAACATCGTCTATGATGCACTCAATCGCGTGTCGCGAGTCGAATACGTTGATGCGGTTTTGACGATTAACTATGACGCCGCCGGCAAGGTCGTTCGCATGGATGACACGCAATCGGGGGTCATTAGTTGGACATATGACGAGGCGAATCGCAAGCTCAGCGAAACGACCGACGCCGGAACGATCAGCTACAGCTATAACGCGGCGGGCGAGCGCACGACGATGACTGCGGCAGACAGCCCCGCCGTCTCTTATGGCTACGATATGGCCGGGCGCTTGCAGACGATCAGCCAGGCCGCCGAATCTTTCACCTATACGTATGACGCCATCTCTCGCCTGAACACCCTGCAACGCCCCAATGGCGTAACCACGAACTATGTCTACGATGATGCGAACCGGCTGACGCAACTGACGCACACGCCGGCCCAGGGCGGGCCGTTGGAAGACCTGCGCTACAGTTTCAACCTCGATAGCGAGATCACAGCCATCAGCTCGCTCTCACCGTCGCCGCCGCTTGCCGACGCGAAGACGGTCGCCGAGGCTGATGCGCTGAATCGCATTCCGCAGGCCGGCGGCACCGCCTTCAGCTTTGATGCCGAAGGCAAGTTGATTCGCCGGAGCGACGCGCAGGGAGCGACGAGCTACACCTGGGATGCGCGTGGACGCTTGACGAAAGTGACCCTGCCTGATGGCCAGGCCATCAGTTATGGGTACGACGCGCTTGGTCGCCGAACCTCCCGCGTCGCCGCAGGGATAACCACCTCGTTCCTTTATGACCGTGATGATGTGGTGATCGACGCGGGCAGCGATGGCAAACGCGTAGCGTATCTCAACGGCCAGACCGTTGATGAGAAGCTACGACAGACGAGTGCCGCGACCGGTTCCCTCTACTACCATCAAGACCGCCTGGGCAGCACGATTGCGCTTTCGTCGTCGAGTGGCAACGTCGTCGAGCGTCTGCAATATGATCCTTTCGGCGTCGGCAACGCGAAGGCAACGACGCGTTATGGCTTTGTCGGGAGAGAGCACGATTCGGCAACCGGGCTGATTTATTTCCGGTCGCGGTGGTATGACCCGCAGCAAGGCCGCTTCCTGAGAGAGGACCCGTATGGGATCAAGGGGGGGCTGAATCTCTACGCCTATGTCAAGAACAACCCGATTTACTACCGCGACCCGTATGGTCTGGCGGCGAACCTCTATCCCCGCCCAATGCTCCCGGAAGACCCCGGCAACTGCGTGATCATTGGGTCAGTCATTGGCGGCGTGATCGGCGGGACATTGGGTGGCGTCGTCGGCGTTGTATCGATTGTCGGCGGGCCGCTGATCATTATCGTCGAGCCTGCCGCCGCCTCGTATGGCGCTGGCCTGGGCGTACTCGCCGGCGGGGCGATTGGCGGGCTGCTTTGCTCGCGCCGCTGCGACCTGACCGATACAGGAGAGCAGGAAATCCCCTGGCCCGAAGCCGATTATGATAAGTTCGAGGAGGACAAGAAGATATGTGACGCAGAATACGATATTTGCATTTTGAATGCTTTAGGTGATGTTGACGACGGCGTCATCTGTCTTAAAGAATATGAGGCATGTCGGGCAAGGGCCGGCGGCAGGATGTAA